The following are encoded in a window of Acinonyx jubatus isolate Ajub_Pintada_27869175 chromosome D4, VMU_Ajub_asm_v1.0, whole genome shotgun sequence genomic DNA:
- the CKS2 gene encoding cyclin-dependent kinases regulatory subunit 2 has translation MAHKQIYYSDKYFDEHYEYRHVMLPRELSKQVPKTHLMSEEEWRRLGVQQSLGWVHYMIHEPEPHILLFRRPLPKEQQK, from the exons ATGGCTCACAAGCAGATCTACTACTCGGACAAGTACTTCGACGAGCATTACGAGTACCG GCATGTCATGCTACCCAGAGAACTTTCCAAACAAGTACCAAAAACCCATCTGATGTCTGAAGAGGAGTGGAGGAGACTCGGTGTCCAGCAGAGTCTAGGCTGGGTCCACTACATGATCCATGAGCCGG AACCACATATTCTTCTCTTTAGACGACCTCTtccaaaagaacaacaaaaatga